GCAGCCTGCAAGGGCATTCGGTTTGCGCTGAAGCGGTACGACACTGCCCTATCCCTTCTTGCCAAGAACCCTTACGTAACCTGTTCTTTCAAGAAAACTTGTCGACAACGAGTCGTACGTCCTTTTCCCAGCAGCACTCGGGCTCTTTCTCGTCGGCACCTGCGGTGCCATAGGCACAGACGACTTACTAGCTTGTTTCGTTGCTGGCAGTGCGCTCAACTGGGACGGTCACTTCCTCGAGGAGACGATCCAGCGGCACGATGAGGTTAACTCGTGTATCGACGTGCTCCTCAATTTTGGTGGGTTTATGTATATCGGCACCATCATCCCTTGGTCAGAGTTCCATGATCCAGATGGCACAGGCCTGACCTACCCCCGGCTTATTGCTCTTGGctttcttgtccttgttctCCGTCGAATCCCAGCCATTATGGTCATGTACAAGGCCATGCCGGCGGTTTGTCAGAATTGGAAAGACGCGCTCTTTATGGGCTATTTCGGTCCTATCGGTGCCGGTGCCGTCTTCTATGTCGAGCATGCAAGGCATCAATTTCCCCATCTTGGGAaaggtgacgaggaggagagcaCTCTCGTCAGGGCCATGGGTCCCACCGTTTACTGGCTGGTTTTCTTCTCAATCGTGGTCCATGGGCTTTCCATCCCAGCTTTGAGCATCTTATACCATTACATGGGCGTACAGCCAATTCAGGATGAGAATGACGTTGTGGAGGTCCGCAGAGCCTCACTACAGATCCCACGGCCCGTTAACTCGGTGCAGATGGACGACAACGTCTTCCTTACGTATAACAGCTTTAGTGTCCCAGCACGCAGTGAGGGCTTGCCGGTGGAGGAGGATAGACGGCGCGAAGATATGCACAATATTGAGTTGACGGATAGCGCTCAGGAGCGAGAGGAGGAGCAaaaggagaagagaaggcggaggaggacaaTTCGGTATATGGGCTAGCCTTTATTAGATGCAATACAATCTTTAGTTTACGAGAGAGCGGTTGATGAGAAGTCGAGTCCATACCTGGTTTCATTGACTGGTAATTACCATTCTATTCTAGTTCTTGTTTGGCATTATGATATGACCCGTAGAgcaagtaattaaatatGTTGAAAGTTTGAGCCTTGGTTTAATAGTCCGAAAAGAATCCATGGGCCACAACGGAAAAATAGACAGTTATCAACGCATGGCGGCATTAAAACCCGAAGTTGGAGTCCTCATCTATGTTTATGCTCATTTCTAACATGACATAGATCCAAGCCGAAGAGGCCTGATCCGGAGCCGAGGTTACATACGCTACATGACTACCAATAGAGGAAATCTTCGGAGGGTGCCAGTTGGTAATCGGATATAGCTAATCCGGGGAAGGCCTTTGTTAGCTAGGTAGGAGGCGATAAAGTGGTTACAAAACCTACCTGTAGAGCAGTCCAGGAATGGATATTTGCTGGCAAACTCCTGACTAATCTTCCATCCCACAAAATTGTCGATACCCAGAAAGTGCGCTACGTCAGTTCCGGGGTAACTCTCCGGTGATGGAAGCGAGCTTTTACTGTAACCTCGGGGCGTGGCTTCTTCAGTCAGCATCCGTCGGTCAAGTTCTGCGATGATCGCCTCTTCCACTGGGTCTGCCACAGACCCGTACACGCTCTGCATTTTGGGGCCAACCTCGAACAAGACCCAAGAGGCGTCAGTAAGGTAGTTCCGGCAATTGCCGCTTTGTGCACAGCCAGACTTGTCCCGGCGAAGGATCTGATTCTCGAAGATGTCGAGCACATTGACGGCTACACCACGTTGTGGCTGCTCGACAACAGAGTTGAGAACGAGATCCTTTGTCAATGTATCCAAGTCAACCGACTCATGATCCAGCACCAACTGATCTCGTAGCTCAGGCCAGTtgaagaggtcaaggcccCAGAAATGGGTAGGCTGCCTGGATTGTAGTGGTGTTGGGCGGAATGGCGCTGgcaccttgtccttgggttCGAGACCAAGCCGCCAACTCAGGACTTTTTCCATATACCTAGCTCCGTTCTGTTTTGTCAGCAGGGCATTGGATGTTAAATCTAGTCATAAGATCACTTACTACACCATAGACATATGACCCTAGACCCATGCAGCGAGTCCCAAAGTCTATCGCAACGCGGACGAGCTTCTGGCTCCACTCATCGACCTGGTTTGGTAGTGTAGATGTTGATTTCCTCTTGATATACTTGTCGCAAGCGTCAAGGAGTTTAGATCCAAAGAGGGCTATAGATGTTATGACAATATGGTCTTGAGAAAGCATCCATGTTGGTAAGGGCATTGTCAATTCTACCTCATCATGCTCATTCACTGGCCAGGTGCTGGTACAGACGTTTAAAAAATCCGAGTAGCTCTCGAGGGGGTCGTTCTGCAACAGCTGGAGGTTCGATACACCTGGATCAGCCGCCCTTTGAGCCTGTGCAGTCACACTGCCAGTATCAGGTTCAGTGTTGGGGCTTTGGTGACCTAGTGGCTCTACTTCTGCCAGTGGTGAGCCTGACGAGTCGCGATGTCCTCTCTCATCAACAGGAGGCGTGGCTGTGTCTTGGGATCCCCCAAGTAACGTGTCGAACACCTCATCATCTGTGACACATTAGTGATTTGGTAAGAGTGCGCACGGATTGCGAAAAGGGAGCACAAGGGACAGGTATAGTGCCAAGGTAACTTGCCTGCTGCGGCCGAAGCTGCGTTGCTCAAGCTCAGTAGCTTTTTTCGGAGTCGGAGAAGAGCATCTTGTAGCCGCCTGTTCTCCTCCATCAGCTTGAGATGGATCTCAAGCAAATTTGCATAACGACTGCCCTGGTCTCCGGATGCAACCGCCTGCTGCAGCAGGGAAACTGTCTCCTCGAGACTGCGCACATGGGCAAGATTCTTCTCGCGGAGGCACTGCTGAGAGATGCGGTTCTGGGCCCTCTTGCGTCCTCGTTCCGCTCCGTCTGGCCCAGGGTCTGCCTTTCTCTTTGCTGGTCGGCGAGAAGGCTTGTTGTTTGCGGGCATGATGGCAGATACTTGGCGTTGGCAGAATAAACGGATTGATAGTAGTGGGGGCTGGAGAACGCGAGGGGACCCAGTGAGGATTTCCCAAGTATTTATGTTAGAGATCCTAGCCGGGGATCTCATGTCCCCCGGCTCCGAACGAAGCTAGTTCCCGTCTCCTGCGCGGGGTCAGGGGCATGTGCCCATGGGAGGGATCAATGGAGACGCTAGAGACGCAGATAAATGCGGGGTCTCGGTTTACACGAGCCGACGGGACTTCCCTCCATTTCCTTCCACAAGGAAGGGGTTGAGGCAAATGTAAGGGAGGAGGAgtaggaggaggaggtttgTAGGCTATCTAGGTACTCCAGGTGCCCGGCTTTCCCTATCCACGCATATCACTACAGAACTCCTGTGACCGAATTGTCCTTCATCAACATCGTATCAGTAAGAATAGCAAGGTTATCGAGTGGTTCATAGCCATTCTGACTTCCTCTCTCACCCAACAAGTTCCTCTGGCACTTCCACAATCTTGTCCCTTAAGTAATCAGCAAACCCCTTCCCGAACGCGTCCAATCTGGTCGAGCTGCTAACGCCCCGGCCCAGGATACCATAGATCACAAAATGCACAGCAAAGATGTGCCCAAACTCGACCCGTTCGATGGTGTAGCTGTCATCCGCATCGTCACCAAGAAGGTGCCAC
This region of Fusarium falciforme chromosome 5, complete sequence genomic DNA includes:
- a CDS encoding Na-H-Exchanger domain-containing protein, which translates into the protein MPVLNLSELNIVLGVLGAFTVLYGILSVKIKQAWYLGEALPAVVVGIILGPLAAKFLDSERWGSAEAGQTNAITLGVARVMIGVQLVIAGYQLPAKYNWVRRKEMALCLLPIMTMMWLCTSACVLATVPKLTFLAALVIGSCVTCTDPILSQAIAKGPFADKYVARPLREIISSEAGANDGFGFPFLMLATYLIRHADIDGAGIENHGHEARSEAVGRLGGGPGEAIKQWVIETWLYIVLMSVAYGIVVGFAACKGIRFALKRKLVDNESYVLFPAALGLFLVGTCGAIGTDDLLACFVAGSALNWDGHFLEETIQRHDEVNSCIDVLLNFGGFMYIGTIIPWSEFHDPDGTGLTYPRLIALGFLVLVLRRIPAIMVMYKAMPAVCQNWKDALFMGYFGPIGAGAVFYVEHARHQFPHLGKGDEEESTLVRAMGPTVYWLVFFSIVVHGLSIPALSILYHYMGVQPIQDENDVVEVRRASLQIPRPVNSVQMDDNVFLTYNSFSVPARSEGLPVEEDRRREDMHNIELTDSAQEREEEQKEKRRRRRTIRYMG